One window of Sardina pilchardus chromosome 2, fSarPil1.1, whole genome shotgun sequence genomic DNA carries:
- the lrpap1 gene encoding alpha-2-macroglobulin receptor-associated protein: MNYLGLVLCMCVGALGGKYSREVNEEKASVDGKNPVEFRIAKLNQVWEKAVRMQMPPVRQAELHSDLKIQEKDELQWKKHKAEGLDENGEREAKLRRNFNVILAKYGMDGKKDTRTMENNNLKDHDIREGDIFEEPRLDKLWNKAKSSGKFSEDELQSLRREFQHHKDKIHEYNILMDTVSRTEEIHKNVISPLEGDVKEHVVHQKHSELKQKMRDLNQGFERLRKISHEGFSDDDSEFREPRVIELWEMARRSNLTEDELDSLKEELKHFETKVEKHQHYQEQLELSHQKLKHVEALGDQDHILRNKEKYNSLSEKTREMGYKMKKHMQDLNNKISRDGLPHNEL, translated from the exons ATGAACTACTTGGGGTtagttttgtgcatgtgtgtcggggCGTTGGGAGGGAAGTATTCGCGCGAAGTGAATGAAGAGAAGGCATCTGTTGATGGTAAGAATCCGGTGGAATTCCGAATTGCAAAGCTGAATCAAGTCTGGGAGAAAGCTGTCCGG ATGCAAATGCCCCCCGTGCGTCAGGCCGAGCTCCACAGTGACTTGAAGATCCAGGAGAAGGACGAGCTCCAATGGAAGAAGCACAAAGCTGAAGGTTTGGacgagaatggagagagagaagcaaagttACGACGAAATTTTAACG TAATTCTTGCAAAATATGGGATGGATGGTAAAAAAGACACCAGGACAATGGAGAACAATAACTTGAAGGACCACGACATTAGAGAAGGAGATATATTTGAAGAACCCAGGCTGGACAAACTGTGGAACAAA GCCAAATCATCTGGAAAGTTCTCTGAAGATGAGCTCCAAAGTTTACGCAGAGAGTTCCAGCATCATAAGGACAAGATTCATGAGTACAACATCCTGATGGATACCGTCAGCAGGACAGAAG AGATCCATAAGAACGTAATCTCGCCCCTGGAGGGAGATGTGAAGGAGCATGTGGTGCATCAGAAGCACTCGGAGCTGAAACAGAAGATGAGGGATCTGAACCAGGGCTTCGAGCGATTGCGCAAGATCAGTCACGAGGGCTTCAGTGACGACGACAGTG AGTTCCGGGAGCCCAGAGTGATTGAGCTCTGGGAGATGGCTAGGAGATCCAATCTCACTGAAGACGAGCTGGACTCTCTGAAG GAGGAGCTGAAGCACTTTGAGACCAAGGTGGAGAAGCACCAGCACTATCAGGAGCAGCTGGAGCTGTCACACCAGAAGCTGAAGCACGTGGAGGCGCTGGGGGACCAGGACCACATCCTGCGCAACAAGGAGAAGTACAACTCCCTCTCCGAGAAGACCCGGGAGATGGGCTACAAG ATGAAGAAACACATGCAGGACTTGAACAATAAGATCTCCCGTGACGGTCTCCCCCACAATGAACTTTGA